One genomic window of Cannabis sativa cultivar Pink pepper isolate KNU-18-1 chromosome 2, ASM2916894v1, whole genome shotgun sequence includes the following:
- the LOC133034235 gene encoding uncharacterized protein LOC133034235 — translation MYMEYAHRAPSVEEFSYFYDIKSVGLHNGFYCFSKWATSEINGVEGMVSNMGDWKSKWFYVFKVPGIRTDFNRRPNRPARPTLDATRKETAKILGSLLVQDRDWRLLCTTAKLREHQLIPENASLQREPVYKEPSEKQQERIDKRLSKQTPRQISDMTFLKSAPVLKIKQKGGTPATSPVVAQKRKSDVMASLVADSSKKLAKTTQDKGKKVVIDSPVRARDFLAMQEKFLTEIPYEDLVARSTELAAQSMALFIKAAATPSKEADSLKRQNAHFQENIKKLKQEVARIEELNKAKEKELEELSRSKEQAELEVKKSQTTIAEMARDLEAEKENGKKQYDQAVSDYIYTTLSKVPDFDFSLLGAEAAEMAEAFRAMSPTQTQGGGGNLPDEVEGVQAEEVENEVVSKVVDEAAPDETTPAAPDA, via the exons atgtacatggagtatgcCCATAGGGCACCGTCAGTAGAGGAGTTTAGTTACTTCTACGACATAAAGAGCGTGGGTCTTCATAACGGCTTCTATTGCTTtagtaaatgggcgacttctgaaataaacGGTGTCGAGGGGATGGTATCGAACATGGGTGACTGGAAGTCGAAGTGGTTTTACGtttttaaggttcctgggattagaactgactttaatcgcagaccca atagaccagctcgaccaacTCTTGACGCGACTAGGAAGGAGACAGCTAAAATTCTCGGGAGTCTTctggtacaagatcgcgactggcgattactgtgcacaactgcgaagttgcgagaacaccagctgatccctgagaacgcgagtcttcaacgggagccaGTATATAAAGAACCATCTGAGAAGCAGCAAGAGCGGATTGACAAAcgtctttctaagcaaactcctcggCAAATTTCAG ACATGACTTTTTTGAAGTCTGCCCCCGTCCTGAAAATCAAGCAAAAGGGTGGAACACCGGCGACTTCGCCGGTCGTCGCccaaaagaggaagagcgatgtgatggcttcgcttgtcgcagactcttccaagaagttggccaagactactcaggataaggggaagaaagtcgtcatcGACTCTCCAGTTCGTGCTCGCGACTTCCTGGCCATGCAGGAAAAATTCCTGACTGAGATCCCTTATGAGGATCTTGTTGCTCGATCCACTGAACTGGCCGCGCAATCCATGGCTTTGTTCATAAAAGCCGCGGCTACTCCTTCTaaggaagccgactcgctgaagaggcagaacgcccattttcaagaaaatataaagaagCTGAAGCAGGAGGTGGCGAGGATTGAGGAACTTAACAAGGCCAAGGAGAAAGAGCTCGAGGAACTCAGCAGGTCAAAAGAACAGGCGGAGCTCGAGGTGAAGAAGTCGCAGACAACGATCGCCGAGATGGCTCGCGActtggaggctgagaaagagaatgggaagaaacagtacgatcaggctgtgtctgattatatttataccACTCTTTCTAAAGTCCCCGACTTTGACTTCTCGCTTCTTGGAGCTGAAGCTGCTGAGATGGCTGAAGCCTTTCGTGCCATGTCGCCTACCCAGACTCAAGGTGGGGGAGGCAACCTTCCGGACGAGGTCGAGGGCGTACAGGCTGAAGAGGTCGAGAATGAGGTCGTCAGCAAGGTCGTGGACGAGGCTGCTCCTGATGAGACTACTCCTGCTGCTCCAGATgcttga
- the LOC133034910 gene encoding protein CHLOROPLAST J-LIKE DOMAIN 1, chloroplastic-like: MALAISNSLRCPNPKLHLPRRNPTPNASLSTFPSSFLRFQRTLTWKGRVVCSAAYAAGSSSPDSDLNPYEVLGVNPIEGFDTIKAKYKRKLKDAESRGDEATAARLEKAYDKVMMAQLQNRKKGMTFGSFKVSKDVKYADKQPIVPWGPRFTKSSVQDIRINLAISAVFMLWIFIKRNAEYKPLQFLGFAFVYRLFEKLKSFEPAVSPTYTEDGEDSGRGLRMGKRLLRSLCLVFGCILVASLAYTGILNLIEYVGGYIPAILYNNQELLITSSTAVMLSIMASYYR; this comes from the exons ATGGCTTTGGCAATCTCCAATTCCCTTCGCTGCCCCAATCCCAAGCTTCATCTTCCCCGACGGAATCCTACTCCAAATGCTTCGCTTTCCACTTTTCCATCTTCCTTCCTCAG GTTTCAGAGGACATTAACATGGAAGGGAAGGGTAGTTTGTAGTGCTGCTTATGCAGCTGGAAGTTCTAGTCCAGACAGTGACTTAAATCCATATGAG GTTCTTGGTGTTAACCCAATTGAGGGTTTTGATACAATAAAGGCTAAGTATAAGCGAAAGCTTAAGGATGCTGAGAGCAGAGGTGATGAGGCAACTGCTGCCAGA CTGGAAAAGGCATATGACAAGGTCATGATGGCACAGTTACAGAATAGGAAAAAGGGCATGACATTTGGTTCATTCAAG GTCTCGAAGGATGTTAAATATGCTGATAAGCAGCCAATTGTACCGTGGGGACCAAG ATTCACCAAGTCTTCTGTGCAAGATATACGCATCAACCTTGCAATATCTGCCGTCTTT ATGCTTTGGATTTTCATCAAGCGCAATGCCGAGTATAAGCCTTTGCAATTTCTAGGTTTTGCATTTGTTTATCGGCTATTTGAGAAGCTGAAGTCTTTTGAACCAGCTGTATCGCCGACATATACA GAAGATGGTGAAGATTCGGGAAGGGGACTGCGGATGGGGAAACGGCTGCTTCGCTCCCTTTGTCTAGTTTTTGGCTGTATCTTGGTTGCCTCTCTG GCATATACTGGTATTCTGAATTTGATCGAATATGTGGGCGGTTACATTCCCGCAATTCTTTACAATAACCAG GAACTTCTGATCACCTCATCAACTGCCGTTATGCTCTCCATTATGGCCTCCTACTATAGATAA